A stretch of the Lytechinus variegatus isolate NC3 chromosome 5, Lvar_3.0, whole genome shotgun sequence genome encodes the following:
- the LOC121415701 gene encoding uncharacterized protein LOC121415701 translates to MDVPSSTAGDSEPGPRKKRKCGSRCNAGGCSNTIFDGFFVHRMPGSMPVEPGERFTGTQKSWIEFIKRKRKFEAKSYKHINLCSGHFVEADYVYTEVQMYKHGIRKKSPNLKKDAFPTVIVAEHPFPPKWFVPAPTMQQSGAICASPLGGHGGEAPTSSTSPPSQADQGASSISEVHIHGLAEEEPELDAGSGMRQTKSLATGGGKRKMSALVRRKEIHAICTEYEEKVDEEKRKEMERDILDRSKGEQCSVKMVHHRVGIGKGQRSCKVQVKPKTSSRGTQVNIYSKPDTASLVQYCDAASQTTESKPMTEQQEEDDHDDDDDDVFGDDERKDPTYDPLDSPDEEVQDVDQPTNIWEESKYIVFETQLLALFQVCRNCLSQSVDIQKVRPKCYGSQLKIIATCQRCSHVYDWYSQPKVGNVMAGNLLLSAAILYGGASPTKVLRVLNHMNLKVISNQTFLDHQKEYLQPSIIRVAQRQQHQLLNRIKPGEKLIIGGDGRSDSPGHSAKFGSYTFMDMKTKKVIDVQLVQSNEVKSSNAMEKEGLSRGLANLYSKGLVVGTLITDRHAQVAKWIRENYPEIDHRYDVWHIAKGIQKKILVVAKLKDCELAGKWKPAIVNHVYWSAMSTPDGDGELMVAKFRSIENHIRNIHEEHSAIFPKCEHSEDYPQREWMKEGTKVYEKLMQEVMKTRFLNDMKKMSPLEQTSSVEAFHSVLLYWCPKMLAFSHSGMLCRLYLAQMHWNENADRTQALTTDGMPMYKITFPKAKAGGHTVSRVLTTCTFNYVEELMEETIQLVSRKQKLRPQMAELQGKPALCSEFQHPDKAEAVRQLEAHRRFAKQ, encoded by the exons ATGGATGTGCCGTCGTCGACAGCCGGTGACAGCGAGCCTGGGCCacggaaaaaaagaaaatgtggcTCTCGCTGCAATGCAGGAGGATGCAGCAACACCATCTTTGATGGGTTTTTTGTACATAGGATGCCAGGGAGTATGCCAGTAGAGCCAGGAGAGAGATTCACCGGCACCCAAAAGTCCTGGATCGAGTTCATCAAACGTAAACGCAAGTTTGAAGCCAAATCGTATAAACATATTAACTTATGCAGTGGCCATTTTGTGGAAGCGGACTACGTATACACTGAAGTGCAAATGTACAAACAcggaattagaaaaaaatcacccaaCCTGAAAAAGGATGCTTTCCCCACTGTCATCGTTGCTGAGCACCCTTTCCCACCCAAGTGGTTTGTGCCTGCCCCAACAATGCAACAGTCGGGAGCAATCTGTGCCTCGCCCTTGGGTGGGCATGGTGGGGAGGCTCCAACGAGTTCGACATCGCCACCATCACAAGCAGATCAAGGTGCATCTAGTATATCAGAAGTCCACATCCATGGCCTTGCTGAAGAAGAGCCAGAGCTTGATGCTGGCAGTGGCATGAGACAGACTAAGAGTCTTGCCACTGGTGGTGGGAAGAGGAAGATGTCTGCCCTTGTGAGGAGAAAG gaaatcCATGCAATATGTACGGAGTATGAAGAAAAGGTAGatgaggagaaaagaaaagaaatggagaGAGACATTTTGGACCGGTCAAAAGGAGAGCAGTGTTCTGTAAAG ATGGTACATCATAGAGTAGGAATCGGAAAAGGACAGCGATCTTGCAAAGTACAGGTGAAGCCAAAGACTTCTTCTAGAG GAACACAAGTGAATATCTATAGCAAGCCTGATACTGCATCATTAGTTCAGTATTGTGACGCTGCATCACAGACAACCGAAAGCAAACCTATGACAGAACAGCAAGAGGaagatgaccatgatgatgatgacgatgatgtttTTGGTGATGATGAAAGGAAAGATCCGACTTACGACCCTCTTGACAGTCCAGATGAGGAAGTTCAAGATGT AGATCAACCTACAAACATTTGGGAGGAGTCTAAGTATATAGTTTTCGAAACCCAGCTTCTTGCCCTCTTCCAAGTCTGTAGGAATTGTTTGTCACAGTCTGTGGATATTCAGAAAGTACGTCCAAAGTGTTATGGATCGCAGCTGAAAATAATTGCCACATGCCAGCGATGTAGCCATGTCTACGATTGGTACAGCCAACCTAAAGTTGGAAATGTAATGGCAGGAAACCTGCTGCTTTCTGCTGCCATTTTGTATGGAGGGGCAAGCCCAACAAAGGTGTTAAGAGTTCTGAATCATATGAACTTAAAGGTGATTTCTAATCAAACATTCTTGGATCATCAGAAGGAGTACCTCCAACCTTCTATAATAAGAGTGGCACAGCGCCAACAACATCAGCTGCTCAACAGAATAAAGCCGGGTGAGAAGCTGATCATAGGCGGAGACGGCCGCTCTGACTCCCCAGGCCACAGTGCCAAATTTGGCAGCTACACATTCATGGACATGAAGACGAAGAAGGTGATTGATGTCCAACTAGTTCAG TCCAATGAGGTAAAAAGTAGTAATGCCATGGAAAAAGAGGGACTCTCCAGAGGTTTGGCCAACTTGTATAGCAAGGGTCTCGTTGTTGGCACCTTAATTACTGACAGACATGCCCAAGTCGCAAAGTGGATTCGTGAAAATTATCCTGAGATTGACCACCGATATGATGTCTGGCATATTGCTAAGG GCATTCAGAAGAAGATCCTAGTTGTGGCCAAGCTGAAAGACTGTGAACTTGCAGGGAAGTGGAAACCAGCAATCGTGAACCATGTCTACTGGAGTGCGATGTCAACTCCGGACGGAGATGGAGAACTGATGGTAGCAAAGTTCCGATCCATTGAGAACCACATCAGGAACATCCATGAAGAACACAGTGCTATTTTCCCCAAGTGTGAACATAGTGAAGACTATCCACAACGAGAGTGGATGAAAGAAG gGACTAAAGTCTATGAGAAGTTGATGCAAGAGGTAATGAAGACAAGGTTCCTGAACGACATGAAGAAGATGTCTCCTCTTGAGCAGACAAGTTCCGTGGAGGCCTTCCATAGTGTGCTTCTATATTGGTGTCCCAAAATGTTGGCATTCTCACATAGTGGAATGCTATGCCG ACTCTACCTTGCACAAATGCATTGGAATGAGAATGCTGATCGAACCCAAGCGCTCACTACAGATGGAATGCCGATGTACAAGATCACCTTTCCAAAGGCCAAGGCAGGAGGACACACTGTATCAAGAGTGTTGACAACATGCACATTCA attatgtTGAAGAACTTATGGAAGAAACCATTCAGCTAGTGTCAAGGAAGCAGAAGTTACGTCCTCAGATGGCAGAGCTTCAAGGAAAACCTGCTTTGTGCTCCGAGTTCCAACACCCAGATAAAGCAGAAGCTGTCAGGCAGTTAGAGGCCCATCGACGATTTGCAAAGCAATAG